Within Quercus lobata isolate SW786 chromosome 5, ValleyOak3.0 Primary Assembly, whole genome shotgun sequence, the genomic segment ACATAACTTAGCGACCCCACCAAACCCATATGAGTGGTTTCTACACATGTGATTAGTTGGGTTTTTGTTGGGAATTTCTCAACTTTACAAGGTCGGGTTTGTTTGGAAAACTCTCCAACCCAATCGAGCCCATCCCATGCAAGCTGCTAGTTATGAGTTTCTAAGACTTAGCCTAGGCGCCTAGTTAATCAGTTGAGTGGAGAATGGTGGggaatatatttttatgtattggAATATCTGAGATcaaaagaaactttttatgtaattgaGTTCAAGTTTAAGTCTGTAATAATGTTACTTAAAAATGGTATTAATGAAGACTCAAGACTGCTCAAGAAACTGCATAAGAAAAGCTGAATTTGTTGGTCTCAATACCTTGCTTGATACCTGTTGATCTATCAAGAGTTAATGAATTTAGTACCAAgcttgacacctctcgatctATTGAGCTTCGAGAAAACTAAATGTAAAGTTCTATTTTCGGCCCATGATGACTTAGATTTTTAAGAATATGTACACTAGGGTTCCAAAGCATTTTCGGCCCAGAGGGACACATGCATAATAGGAGTTGTTGCTACATTTGTGTGCATAGGGTTTTGTGTCAAGCTACTTTTGGTTCATCTAAGTGTGGATTGAATAACTCTGCAAAGTTACAACAATCAAAAGGGACGATGTGGAGTTAGTCATGGTAGAAAGATTCGTGCAAAAAGAAGTCTTCTATAAGATCAATAGTCCAATTGGGGTTTGGAGCTGAGATTGATATAGCTCAGTAGGTTCTATTGTAGGTAGGTACTTGGGGATAAACTTATAGGGTAAGATTTCTTGTAGTTGTAACTACTTTTTCTTGTTAGTGGATTTTTCAAGAGTGGTAGCCTGAAATTCACCTAATGGGATTTTCCCTACAAAGGTTTTCCCCATCCTGATCAAGTAGCCGTGTCAATTATAACCATTATGAGGTgtgttgggttatagattgacccaagttaattaatccaattattcaaattgattaattagtcaaattatataCATATCAGATTAAGACACAATCAATTTACCAAACTAAATTAAGTGCAACAGATGAACCCATTCAGTTCCTAATTTTCAATAGAATTTGAACATGCACTTACACTATGTTAGGCTGCAAGAATTGAGagggaaaagaagagaaaagagtaaaggaagagaaagagaaattaatATGGAAAGAACATACTTCTCCATTCGTGTTTTGATGTAAAGTAGAAGAGACTTggaaagaaatggaaagaaaaaattatcataaaagaTTATCAAAACGTTCCAAGGGTATAGGAGTAATTTTATGGATTAGTTAGACATTTTCTTCCAAATTGGTGAGagcaaaaagtgaaaaattggTGGGATTCATGGAAAATCCTAAGCCAacaaaggaaaatgttttcttcctctttccttgtCTCCCCTTCCgtccaaccaaacaaagtcgTAAAAAATAGAGTCCTAAATCTCACtgtaatttgatagttataacaatgagggaaagaaaatttgaaacctGAACCTCTACCTTGAAGACACCAGAAGATACAAGTTGAAAGACAAGGCTCTTGACCCAAAGTCTCATTCTTAAAAGTTCCACCTTATAATCTATCAATTGCATATAaggtaaaacttaaaaaaagggGGGTTGTGTCATGTgtgacatttttctttttttttgggtgaacaTGTGTGACATTTTTGGTAGAACATAACAATGAAAGAAGGCATAGAGACATAGAGGACTTTCTTTCGTTAGAAAAATCAGTTAAAACAAGCGCGTTAACGAAATACAGgacaagacaaaaaaagaaaagaaaaggttaatTTGAGTTAGACATAGGAGTTCCAAAGTGTCCGGAAAACATTGAGAGTCTCTCATTCTCTCCTCACCTTTCGCTCTGAACTGTTGCTGCAAtgccactctcttattctcgTCCATTCTTACCTGTAAATCTACTCCTCCTCTACCCTCTAATTTTAGAAACCACGACCaatccaagaaaccaaaccaaaagaagaaagaaaaaataaataaataaataaaaacctgcTGTTCTTTGTTCATGAATGAACTAACGCCATCATCGTTTTCGTAATAtaattcattttctcttctgggtttcttctcttttttgtttttttgaagttgaaagaaaaacccatttcttgttttctctttctaggTTCTCATTCATTGTTTTGGTGAGTGAGAAAGAAAAGATGTACCACTACCACAACAACATTGTTGCCTTTTGGCTTCTTTTACTTGGAGTCTTGACCTCTCCGGTCCACTCGAAAACCGCTTCCCCGGATGGTATGTGTTCTCGGTTTAATGTACTTTTGATCATTGTGGTGATTtcaattgagaaaaaaaatgatgtcttTCTCATGTATTTTGCTTACTTTTGATTATTGAACTTTTTACAAATAGTTGGTGAGTGATTTAAATACCTTAATGGAGAACACTGgctttttgagaaaatgtggCATGTGAAACTTGTGTCCTTGTAAGTACCTATATCAATGCATTAAAAGGTGCAATGTAAAGGACTAGGATCTTCTATGTATTTTGACAATAAGGCATCAAGTTAATGTTAAAGAGGTTTTATGCTTGTGAGTATAGTTTCTAATTTATCCATAATGAGTGTTGTAACTCaatcaattttgttatatttgcaTCTGTTCTGTTTCTTGGATCCTATATACTTATGGGagttgcatttatttatttgtatgcatctTTACTGAGATTAAgtttgttttctctttgaaagaTTTTGAATTGGTAGTTATGTATCATTGAAATTGAAGATCGTGATGTTTGCTAACTGTATTTTGCAGTTTCTGCCCTTAATGTGATGTATAACAGCTTGAATTCTAATTCAAAACTAACTGGCTGGAAATCAAGTGGGGGTGACCCTTGTGGTGACTCCTGGTTAGGGATCAAATGCTCAGGCTCATCTGTAACTGAAATGTATATATCATTTTCAAATCTTTATCTGCCTAATGTTGAGAACTTACTGTTCATATTTTACAGAATGTGCTGAAATTTCTGAATCAAACCTTTTTTGTGCTAAAAAATTTGCAGAAACCTATCTAACCTTGGACTCACCGGATCAATGGGCTACCAGCTTTCAAGCTTAACATCCGTTACTCACTTGTGAGACCAGTTTTTAAAAATAGGCATCTTTTTAtgtcacaattttcttttaccaGAGAAAGAACTTCACCTGAAGTCAATGCATTTGTTTGTCTAGTACAGTGATTTAAGCAAGAACAACCTAAAGGGTGAGATACCATATCAGCTCCCTCCTAATGCAGCTTACATGTAAGTCATCACgaaaaaaaactcatatatCTTTTGTAAATTATCCTAAACTGAATTTATTTTGATGgcattaattttttgttcactGCACAATGATTCTTTTTTGGCACTGTAATGGTCTATGAGCATGATTTATGGTATCCTGCAGCTgtcatttgaaattttacacTGTTCCTCTACattcattttattaattgatattCTTTTAATTactttcatctttttattttgttgtttttactGAGCTTTGCAAAAGAGTGGCATAGTTAAGCAAATTTCAATCATTGGAGAAGGTTGAATTTCATCAGTACCATCAATATAGCTTAAGTTGATGGCCTGCATCACTGTTCACCTCATACAATTATTTATCCTGGTGGTTTGTGTGATGAACTTAGTGATTGCATATGGtgttatatatgaaatttacaTATTTCTTAAGAAATTATATAGATCTTTAATACATTACGGTCCATCTGCCAAAGAAGACCTTTTTCAAGACAGTAGTCTTCGATAATTTTCTACCTTATAACTAGCTTCTTGTCATTACATTTATATTGGCCTTATCCAGATCTATTTGCATTGACCTTAAATAATTTACAGTACTGATATTGCACGTTTGATGTGCAGAGATCTTTCTCAAAATGGCTTCACTGGTGGTGTGCCCTACTCAATTTCTCAGATGGCAGACCTTCAATACCTGtaagcaattttttattttttggcatttttttttttggcagtgCTGTTTCTCATTTATTTGTTGATGGGTGCAGATATCTTGGTAACAATCAGTTGAAAAACCAGTTGAGTGATATGTTTGGAAAACTTTCAAAACTGAAAGAGATGTAAGTATCACTAACATGACAGaaattgtcttcttttttccttatttgaGTGGGAATTGTAAGCTCTTGCTTGCTGTGAGCAGCTTTACATACTCATGGTCTTGCATTTAATATGAATTAAGCTGGCTTCTGGCTTTTTACAGTAAACACGAAATTGTGTATGTGCTTAAGTCTTtctattgatatatatatatatatatatatatatatattttatataagtaaTGAGAAAATCTTATTAGAATATCAAAAAAGTGGCACCCAAGAATACAGGAAGTATAAACTAGGGACAAGAACaatcaaaaacacaaatcacAAGCATCTCTCTATTGAtatattgcaaaaattttattttactttcacAAGGGCCTATTCTATTTATTAAACTTCCTTACAAGATCATAAAGTCTTTCTTATGGGTTCTTTACTAGCTGAACTAGATATGTCCTCTGTATGAACATGTTGTATAACCATTTTATCAAGTTATTCATTGGCTTGATTGAGATTACAAATCTGCTATCTCACTaaattttgattcttaaaaaaaaaaaatgtaacacaGTATAAAGATATACTTTATAAATAATGATAAggaataatttttcttattcctATCACGAACTGCCTTGCAGGGATCTTTCCGACAACTCACTGTCGGGCAATTTGCCTCAGAGTTTCAAATCACTCAAAAGCctcaaaaaattgtaagaataaATTCATATTAAATTTAGATCTTTAAATTTCTGTGCTGCTAAATTTCTTATCTTCATACAGGAATCTGCAAAACAATCAATTCAGTGGCTCAATTAATGCCCTTTCTAATCTTCCCCTTGATGATTTGTAAGTAGGCCTCCGGttcatattttattactttaacATGGTGGTTTTCATGAAAATtgtacaaaaattaatattcattattttcatttattgtacttattttatttgtggCTTAGTTTAtccttttattgtacactgtattGAAAATATCTTCTGTCTCATCCGATAGAATATTTGTAaagctattttttatattccttGGATTTTACTCTATACAGCCTCAAATAGTAATCATTCTCTGAAAAAGTGAATAGCCAATATTTGGGGTTAAACCTATTCTAATATGATAAGGTATTTAATATGCTTGACAAATGGGTTCATAGTCATTGAAGAATTATAAAATGAGATAAATTATGTGCCATTTCCTTTTCTTAATTGAATATGGCGCTCACCATTTCTATGTGTGCATCTTTCCTTGAATAAAATGATTTAACTTAGTTATCTAGTCTAACACTGAAGTGTACTTTTATAATTCAAACTGTGCATTGAAAATGGCCTCCCCAAATCACTGTGTATAATACTGGCAAAAGAGacattgaaaatttaaaccaGATTGAATGTACTATCTAAAAGGGCTTGGGGCAATCATAGAAAAATTGTTGCCGTCTGAAAGCACAATGCTCTCTTTATCATCTTATTTGTCAGGGATACCATTGAGAGTTTAAAAAGttcattaaattaatataattataaagtATTTTGTGTTGCatgatatattttaaatttccaTCCTTAACTGCAGGAATGTTGAAAACAACAAATTTACTGGATGGATTCCAAaccaattaaaagaaataaacttagaGTGAGTGTTCTGTTCAAATTACTCTTATTTATGGATGCAATTTTTAAGAAGTTGTTTCTCTGACTTTGTGATTATCTTTAATGAAGATCTGGAGGTAATTCCTGGTCATCTGGAGgagctcctcctcctcctcctggTACACCACGTGTTGCTAATCAACACACTACTAAAAACCATTCTGGAGGTAAGTCTGTCTTGAGTGGAGCAGCAATAGCTGGAATAGCTTTGGGTGCACTGGCAGCAATTGGGGTTCTAATTGCACTATTTTCAAGAAGAAAGTCGTCTCCTTCCTCACATTTCCTTGATGAAGAGAGATCTAACCAGAGTAGATCATTTACTCCTCTTGCATCTCAGGAATTATCCAAAAACTTGCCTACCGACATAAGCAATGACTTCAAAGGTAAATTTTCTTTGTCCTGCATTCTTTTGTAGGGAGCTTACTGGAATTGTCTTAATAATGTTGCAGACATAAATTTCTTATTAGGCCTTATAGTTTCCTCTTTGCTTATTCAGAGTTGTCCTGAAAAAAATTCTGGAACATCTGTAGCTTGATGTTTCACCTTCATTAGTAAAAAGGCTCTGGAATAGAAAGTGTATTCCATGCCTTTCCATTTAGGGTCTATGATAACCAGTGTAGATAGACTTGTCATTGACTGAGTATTACTTAGTCTATTTGTGGCTGGCATATCTCCTTTGTCTATGCGTTCTTTAGGTGGTCTTTCGATTATTTGATCAAAACTAGTGCATAGCTGGCCATTCGATGTCTATTTCATCCTTCTGTAATGTTTGATTGATACTTCTTACgatggttattttatttttgttgtatgcCTGGTAAATATGGACTTCGTACTGTAATTTAACTGACTAGGTATTATACTGGCGACAGGGCATAGGTCAGTGGATTCATCTGCTTCAATTGATGTAAAGACTTTGCAAAAGTCTCCTTCAGTTGGTTTTAAGCTTCCACCTCCTGAGTTTAAGCAAACTTATAATGACAATGAGTTCGTTAACCTTCTGAATGCTAGAAAAAGCACCTCCCTTCGTGCTACATCTTACTCTTTGGCAGATTTACAACTTGCTACTGCTAATTTTGCGTCAGGCCGCCTTCTCGGAGAGGGATGTATTGGACGTGTTTATCGAGCTAAATATGCTGATGGAAAGGTATTTTCAATCTGGTTATCATATTTTGTTATCTTGTCCAATATCACTTTCCAATTACTATGATCTTCTTTGAATTCACCATTTCCAGTATCactaatttgtaatttgtacTCGCTGCTGGATTATTTTGCTGGATATTATTAGtaaatgatgatattttgaCCTATCAGCAATTGATTATTTGAGTAATCAAAATTACATACAATCTACACTCAGAAATGGGCGAGTTTCGAATTATAATATTAGATTTATACATGTTTTTCAGGTTTTAGCTGTTAAAAAGATTGACTCCTCACTTTTTCAAGGAAGGCGATCAGAAGAGTTTTCTGGAATAGTTTCAAACATTTCCAGGCTTCACCATGCAAACATAGCTGAGCTTGTTGGTTATTGTTCAGAACAGGGGCATAACATGTTAATTTATGAGTATTTCAGAAATGGTTCACTTCATGAATTCTTACACATGTCAGATGACTATAGCAAGCCACTAACTTGGAACACCAGAGTCAGAATTGCATTAGGGACAGGCCGAGCAGTTGAGTAAGTCAACATATATACTACATCTCTGataacttctattttttttattggttggtAAGAGCAAACATATCATTTAGTAAAAGTAGTATCCCTTTGTTTATGTGCATGTTTCGTGTGCTCACAGATGCACACAGACACTGTATGATTTATGGTTAAGTTAGATAAATTTATGTGCTAATTGGCTGATTCATACAAGAAAGTAAGCttccttttttcatttcctttttccAGTCACAAACCATACATTCCAATATGACTAGTTGGTAGCCTTAATGAATTTATCTTTCTAAAGATTTAAATTCCTAtactttaaaattataaacatatgacacaatgaaatttttttcccaagtttgCTTCATGTTACATGTTTTTGTGTATTGGCACTGTGACTGGTTTAGGTTTATGAGGGCATCAAATTCTAAGAATTGAACTAACTCAAATTCCAAACCTGAGAAGTAAAGCCAGTGACTATGGGTTTAACAAAACTGAGTTGATCTGGGTAAACATAGAAATTTCATCTGGGATACTTTGCATTAAATATGcttaatttgatttaaaaaaaaataatctatcCTCATATATTTAATCATGTACATACAGTAAGGACATATGGTGAACGTATGTAGTTCTTGGCTCTAGGGTCAGATTGGTGTTCTTGAAAAGTTTATCAGTAGCGTGaccttttgttttcaatttgttACTATTTTACCAAATCACTGTTAGATACCTGTCAAAATTGACCTAAAGATTGGTTTCGGCTGATTTTTTCATGAATTGGATTAATCCAAGGCACGATCATAATTGGTGTGTGTATAGTTTATATTGAAGCTCTAATTACCATCATGGGATATCTAGTTTGTAGTATGGTTACTGCAATTTCCAGTTGGTTAatttagtttttctattttgttccTGCTTTCAAAGCTGAATACAGTTTTTTGTTATGCCATGACTGCTtctaattttattcaattaaatttttggatGCCAATTATGTGTTCAGGTACCTCCATGAAGTCTGTTCTCCATCCTTAGTCCACAAGAACATCAAATCATCGAATATTTTGCTCGACGCTGATCTCAATCCTCATCTCTCTGACAGTGGTTTGGCAATCTTTCATCAGGTTACTATTTTTTGAACAATGTTAGGTCTTATCCTAAACATGGCTCGAATAAGATTTGCTTTACTTTGGTAGTATTAAAATTTACCAAGTATAAAAGTGAACTCACCAAATCAGCCCTCATAGTTATGCTTGCAGAAACGTGCCAGGGTGACTAGGCTTGGTAGATGAGAGTTTTGGGAAATCCAATGAGGCTGTTATCTCTGGCTTGGCTCAAAAGAACATATTAGGTCTACTGAATGGgattaaaaataaagagaaatataTGAAAAAGGAATCAGGCTAATAGTCCATTCCAATGCCCTAGATCATTCAAGATTTGAGTCCTTATAAAACTTTAGTACTTATACTGGTTTCTAATTTGATAACATAGAGCCACTTAAGTGTGAGTCACTTTGGATAAAGGTGTGTAAATTTAGAATTTCTTGTATCTATAGAAACCATTGGATTTAGCAGAGACCGTGCTTCGAATTATTGAACTTGTTTATATCaatgtgaaaatttttaaatatgtaatgtTTCCTCTTGTCACCCAGTTTCCATGGATGGCCAgtaaaagccttttttttttgggtcatattttttattcatgtgCTGATTTATAGTTAGGTTTAGGTGTAGGTAGAGTTCATAAAGGTCCAAGTGTGGCTATGATGCACAATGTGAAATTGtcaattaattgatattttttcctGCTTTATGTTACTATGTTGTGTTGTGTGCTTTTCCAAGTTGCCAATATGCTTTAGATGTTCTTTTacaccaaaataaaattgaagtcATTATTAGATGAAAAAATGCACCATTGTGCCTCTAGGGCTGACTGTTTTTTGTCTCAAGATAGCTGCCTCTTGATTTCTCAGAGCAAGAActactttttattaattttacatattttttttatttataaagaatatttttttgttcagcGTACTAGTCAAAACCTTGGGGTAGGATATAATGCTCCAGAGTGCACAAAACCTTCAGCCTATACAATGAAAAGTGATGTTTACAGTTTTGGAGTGGTCATGTTGGAATTATTAACAGGGCGAATGCCTTTGGACAGGTATGTTACATTGTTCACTTAATTATTTCATTCACTAAGCTGATTTATGCAATTCCCTTCTCTGAAATAGGCTtatttcattcttcttttcAGTGCAAAACCAAAATTCGAACAATGCCTTGTACGATGGGCCACACCACAGCTCCATGACATAGATGCATTGGCGAGAATGGTTGATCCTGCCCTGCGTGGATTGTACCCTCCCAAGTCACTCTCTCGATTTGCTGATATTATTGCCCTCTGTGTTCAGGTGAGATTCACCCCCTTTCCACTCTCTACGGAAATCCTTCATCAAGAAAGCATATGAGacatatataattatttgagtaatgttAGAGAAAACATTTTTCTCAATTGTTGATATGACTTATTGCAATTTTGATCAACATCACTTTCACCTCGGTTCACCCGtgacaccacttttattatGTACCAATCACAATAAACCATATTagcaattatgaaaaatgttgagtCCCTGActtattgtaatttttctttcctaAAAGTTTctcaatgaaataaaatttgaacactAAGAACTAAGATGAAACTCTTAAACATGCACGCAAGCACACGCACACACAAATACTGATTAAAGCCACTATTAGATGACAACCTGTAGGACATAGCCTGGCTCAACTTTTGGCTATCTTAATTTTTGGTCTTAATTAGTAGGCAATGTGCAATAACGGTTCCACACCAAGTGTTATTTCAATTTTCACTAAGATGACCTATGTGTTGAGTTatgttaaaaaataacaaagggTAATGTTTCATGAGCATTTCACAAACTATGCTAAGATGTTGCCTCCTGTTTTTGCTTTTTGGGATTTGAACATTATGCTTCTTGTTTCATAATCATTTTATCTTCCAATGTTGTAACAATTTCCACTTTCAATTTTGTATTAGTCCGAGCCCGAATTTCGACCTCCTATGTCAGAGGTGGTGCAAGCATTGGTGCGGTTAGTCCAACGGACAAGTATGAACTTGAGAGATGAGCTTGGGGCATCTCGTGGGAGAGATGACTTTGAGTATTTGTGATTCAAAATATTGTATATACATGTGTGAGATAGATTCAAGGGAAGGAGAGtcatgttctttttgttttttttttttttcatggatttTTCTGTtagtatatatacatttttttagaacTCTTAGAAACTTTAGTTGTTATAATTTTgaagtttgtttcttttttaagaaagcAGAATGAGCTGCTTGAGAAAGAATTGTATCTGTCGAAGGCTGGTACAAGCTGCTTCTTAAGTGAAGTTAAAATGAGGGACAAGTCCAAAATTTGGGacatttttgaaattgaaagagTTTTACATTTTTGAAGCCATAATccaatttcttttcatttgtgtttttcttatttttggaaattaaaaGAGTTTTAATCTGTGTTTTAAAATAACCTTGAGCCCCAATAAAGGTTATTTTAAATGCTTATTAGATGTCAATTTTCCTTGAGATGTTCTATTACACATCCAGATACTAGCATAGATattcaggaaagaaaagaaaaattatagatGAAGTACATGGA encodes:
- the LOC115991373 gene encoding protein STRUBBELIG-RECEPTOR FAMILY 5-like, encoding MYHYHNNIVAFWLLLLGVLTSPVHSKTASPDVSALNVMYNSLNSNSKLTGWKSSGGDPCGDSWLGIKCSGSSVTEINLSNLGLTGSMGYQLSSLTSVTHFDLSKNNLKGEIPYQLPPNAAYIDLSQNGFTGGVPYSISQMADLQYLYLGNNQLKNQLSDMFGKLSKLKEMDLSDNSLSGNLPQSFKSLKSLKKLNLQNNQFSGSINALSNLPLDDLSGGNSWSSGGAPPPPPGTPRVANQHTTKNHSGGKSVLSGAAIAGIALGALAAIGVLIALFSRRKSSPSSHFLDEERSNQSRSFTPLASQELSKNLPTDISNDFKGHRSVDSSASIDVKTLQKSPSVGFKLPPPEFKQTYNDNEFVNLLNARKSTSLRATSYSLADLQLATANFASGRLLGEGCIGRVYRAKYADGKVLAVKKIDSSLFQGRRSEEFSGIVSNISRLHHANIAELVGYCSEQGHNMLIYEYFRNGSLHEFLHMSDDYSKPLTWNTRVRIALGTGRAVEYLHEVCSPSLVHKNIKSSNILLDADLNPHLSDSGLAIFHQRTSQNLGVGYNAPECTKPSAYTMKSDVYSFGVVMLELLTGRMPLDSAKPKFEQCLVRWATPQLHDIDALARMVDPALRGLYPPKSLSRFADIIALCVQSEPEFRPPMSEVVQALVRLVQRTSMNLRDELGASRGRDDFEYL